A genomic region of Pseudomonas sp. KU43P contains the following coding sequences:
- the pilM gene encoding type IV pilus biogenesis protein PilM, producing the protein MLGRWGKDAGSLLGVEMTADSIHMLQVRRRRGRYERVAWAREPFEPFAAGDWQQDVARVEAALRDAYRRCGSRQRRVAVALPASQVICKLCQVSASQAEAEMEAQLLTDADTLFPFPLDDLVIDFQPMGASLGRAGYRDVLVAACRQSALQPLEALFEAVGLELDTVEVDSIALRRLMPPQCTPTAALLHVEPGAVTLHGWSREGLPQRHEMHAHACAGQLGKLLEGGLQLDELLVCGTALAGHDWLAELGQQLSVPCRMLPPVVGLDCGESSLACALALGGLRR; encoded by the coding sequence GTGCGCCGACGCAGAGGGCGCTACGAGCGGGTTGCCTGGGCGCGTGAGCCGTTCGAGCCGTTCGCCGCAGGCGACTGGCAGCAGGACGTTGCTCGGGTCGAGGCGGCCCTGCGTGACGCTTATCGACGCTGTGGCAGTCGCCAGCGACGGGTTGCGGTGGCACTGCCTGCCTCTCAGGTCATCTGCAAGTTGTGCCAGGTATCGGCAAGCCAGGCTGAAGCTGAGATGGAGGCGCAGCTGCTGACTGATGCAGACACCTTGTTCCCTTTTCCTCTGGACGATCTGGTCATTGATTTTCAGCCCATGGGTGCCTCGTTGGGGCGAGCGGGCTACAGGGACGTTCTGGTCGCTGCTTGTCGACAAAGTGCGTTGCAGCCGTTGGAGGCATTGTTCGAGGCCGTGGGGCTCGAGTTGGATACGGTGGAAGTCGACAGTATCGCTTTACGCCGATTGATGCCGCCGCAATGCACGCCTACAGCGGCGTTGCTGCATGTGGAGCCCGGTGCGGTAACGCTGCATGGCTGGTCACGAGAAGGGCTGCCACAGCGCCACGAAATGCATGCACACGCCTGTGCAGGGCAGCTTGGCAAGTTGCTGGAGGGCGGGCTGCAGCTGGATGAGCTGCTGGTTTGCGGCACCGCGCTGGCGGGGCACGACTGGCTAGCAGAGCTTGGCCAGCAACTGAGCGTGCCGTGCCGCATGCTGCCGCCGGTCGTAGGGCTCGACTGTGGCGAGAGCAGCCTGGCCTGCGCACTGGCGTTGGGAGGGCTGCGTCGATGA
- a CDS encoding PilN domain-containing protein, with amino-acid sequence MMRLNLMPWRERQRLAALRRLRLMLLGSAILALCAVLLMDQLARDRAQRQAVGNAALQVAVAGLDEQLEQFEPVNQAYESVRAQIAAVAALRADQGIVVNLLADLERALPEGIQLTELKLERSRLHIGGLAASGAVVAQFMRDLERAGSLLDLELKRVQSTAGGEAFLLAARMSADWS; translated from the coding sequence ATGATGCGCCTCAATCTGATGCCATGGCGTGAACGGCAACGCCTGGCAGCACTGCGGCGGCTGCGCCTGATGTTGCTTGGCAGCGCGATCCTGGCGCTCTGCGCGGTGCTGCTCATGGACCAATTGGCCCGTGATCGCGCACAGCGCCAGGCTGTCGGCAACGCTGCCCTGCAAGTCGCCGTGGCGGGGCTGGATGAGCAACTGGAGCAGTTCGAGCCGGTCAACCAGGCCTATGAGTCGGTGCGTGCGCAAATTGCAGCGGTGGCAGCCCTGCGTGCCGACCAAGGGATTGTGGTTAACCTGCTCGCTGATCTGGAGCGGGCGCTGCCGGAAGGCATTCAGCTGACAGAACTCAAGCTCGAACGCTCACGGCTGCACATTGGCGGCCTGGCTGCGTCTGGCGCGGTGGTGGCGCAATTCATGCGTGACCTCGAGCGCGCTGGCAGTCTGCTCGACCTGGAGCTCAAGCGCGTGCAAAGCACTGCAGGTGGCGAGGCGTTCCTGCTGGCCGCTCGGATGTCGGCGGATTGGTCGTGA
- the pilO gene encoding type 4a pilus biogenesis protein PilO gives MKLLKWQAFVERWRGTSYVLAVITACLVLALGALVRLPAWRQIQAVEQARQAALALEHAAKAGQVVVLRQRQVALTEAEHRLQDVRWQLAAGGGMSDLLEQLAVSGQSLGLQFEHLEVLEELMQAGYRQTPMNMQVVGRYSALRMWLDDWLGQLRLLRAEEMHWHAA, from the coding sequence GTGAAGCTGCTGAAGTGGCAGGCATTCGTCGAGCGCTGGCGGGGCACCTCATATGTGCTGGCAGTGATCACGGCATGTCTGGTCTTGGCGCTCGGCGCCCTGGTTCGCCTGCCTGCGTGGCGGCAAATTCAAGCAGTCGAACAGGCAAGGCAAGCGGCCTTGGCGCTCGAGCATGCCGCAAAGGCCGGGCAGGTGGTGGTGTTGAGGCAGCGCCAGGTAGCCCTGACCGAGGCTGAGCACCGTCTGCAGGATGTGCGTTGGCAGCTTGCGGCGGGCGGCGGTATGAGTGACCTGCTGGAGCAGTTGGCGGTATCAGGGCAGTCGTTGGGTCTGCAGTTCGAACACCTGGAGGTGCTTGAAGAGCTGATGCAAGCCGGCTATCGGCAAACGCCCATGAATATGCAGGTTGTCGGGCGATATTCGGCATTGCGCATGTGGCTTGACGACTGGCTTGGTCAGCTTCGGCTGCTGCGCGCCGAAGAAATGCATTGGCATGCCGCCTAA
- a CDS encoding pilus assembly protein PilP, translating into MNAYQADAPVPEPASLADIPARARVQIAAFDPFAAWAGRASREGLGNVPLAQLVMVGSLSRRGEHEALLESAGRLFRVSRGQRLGRDQGVVERIDEQQVEVRERLFVAGEWHERTTFLALRKGVGREASADEMAGDRDGSDADTGSRAVSLL; encoded by the coding sequence GTGAACGCCTACCAGGCCGATGCGCCTGTGCCGGAGCCTGCCTCGCTGGCGGATATACCCGCTCGGGCACGGGTGCAGATCGCAGCGTTCGACCCGTTTGCTGCCTGGGCGGGCCGCGCTTCTCGGGAGGGGCTCGGCAATGTTCCCTTGGCGCAACTGGTGATGGTAGGAAGTTTGTCGCGCAGAGGCGAGCATGAGGCGCTGCTGGAATCTGCCGGTCGGCTGTTTCGTGTAAGCCGCGGCCAGCGTCTTGGGCGCGACCAGGGTGTGGTGGAGCGTATCGACGAGCAGCAGGTGGAGGTGCGCGAGCGGCTATTCGTGGCCGGGGAGTGGCACGAGCGCACCACGTTCTTGGCGCTCAGGAAGGGCGTCGGCAGGGAGGCAAGTGCTGATGAAATGGCTGGCGATAGGGATGGCAGCGATGCTGATACCGGTTCACGGGCTGTCAGCCTCTTATAA